From one Montipora capricornis isolate CH-2021 chromosome 10, ASM3666992v2, whole genome shotgun sequence genomic stretch:
- the LOC138019296 gene encoding uncharacterized protein, with product MPDVAGAESFLSTLNECHPSISFTMELASNNKLPFLGMEITKNGCQLSTSVYRKPTNTGLLLHFHSHVDRRYKTSLLRTMVDRAYRLSSTKELFELECKELRSIFSKLKYPNELVDSTILSFSKSKLSNVSSPPPVVPVEQPVRILLPFKYQKSADVLRKQLNNLSNRIGTPLQPIYTSRKLGDALGVKEQKPSLINQHSVVYKFSCPLCDAEYIGLTTRHLFQRIEEHCRSSSSICRHLQQDHDTSPRSLDLAKNFAVLRKCQGLSQVDWNSLKKCPTKIHTKTIIPVP from the exons ATGCCTGATGTAGCTGGAGCTGAGTCTTTTCTCTCTACGCTTAATGAATGTCATCCCTCGATCAGCTTCACGATGGAGTTAGCGAGTAACAACAAATTACCGTTTCTTGGAATGGAGATAACAAAGAATGGCTGCCAACTGAGTACCAgtgtttacagaaaacctacaAATACTGGCTTacttcttcattttcacagtcacGTTGATCGTAGATACAAAACCTCGCTTTTGAGAACAATGGTAGACCGTGCATACCGTCTGTCATCAACGAAAGAACTTTTTGAGCTTGAATGTAAAGAACTTAGATCAATTTTTTCCAAGCTGAAGTATCCGAACGAGCTAGTCGATTCTACAATCTTATCTTTCAGTAAATCCAAGCTATCGAATGTTTCGAGTCCACCCCCTGTTGTGCCAGTTGAACAACCTGTGCGGATACTGCTGCCGTTCAAATACCAAAAGTCTGCTGAcgtcttaagaaaacaactaaacaaccttagcaacagaatcggaacacctctacagcccatctatactagtcgtaaactgggtgatgcacttggcgtaaaagaacaaaagccctctctgatcaatcaacacagtgtggtctacaaattttcatgtcctctgtgcgatgcagaatacataggcctcacaactcgacatctttttcagagaatcgaggaacactgtcgcagttcttcatccatttgcagacatcttcaacaagatcatgataccagccctagatctcttgacttagccaagaattttgcagttctgaggaaatgccaag gGCTGTCTCAAGTTGATTGGAATTCTTTGAAGAAGTGTCCTACGAAGATACACACCAAGACCATTATTCCTGTTCCATGA